From Enterococcus wangshanyuanii, the proteins below share one genomic window:
- the pstB gene encoding phosphate ABC transporter ATP-binding protein PstB: protein MTKEIISSKDLHLYYGKKEALKGIDLSINQGEITAMIGPSGCGKSTYLRSLNRMNDLIPGVTITGSVVYKGKDIYGPKTDTVDLRKEIGMVFQQPNPFPFSVYENVIYGLRLKGEKDKQVLDEAVETSLKAAAVWDDVKDKLHKSALSLSGGQQQRVCIARVLAVDPEIILLDEPTSALDPVSSGKIENMLLTLKEKYTMIMVTHNMSQASRISDKTAFFLQGELIEFNDTKKIFLNPKEQQTEDYISGKFG, encoded by the coding sequence ATGACAAAAGAGATTATTTCATCAAAGGATCTACATCTATATTATGGTAAAAAAGAAGCGCTCAAAGGGATCGATCTAAGCATCAATCAGGGTGAAATCACTGCGATGATCGGACCTTCAGGTTGTGGAAAATCGACATATCTTCGTTCATTAAACCGGATGAATGACTTGATTCCAGGTGTGACGATCACTGGAAGTGTGGTTTATAAAGGAAAAGATATTTATGGACCTAAGACAGACACGGTTGATTTACGTAAAGAAATCGGGATGGTTTTTCAACAGCCGAATCCTTTCCCATTTTCAGTTTATGAGAATGTTATTTACGGTTTGCGCCTAAAAGGTGAAAAAGATAAGCAAGTACTGGATGAAGCAGTTGAAACCAGTTTAAAAGCCGCTGCAGTTTGGGATGATGTGAAAGATAAACTGCATAAAAGTGCGTTGTCTTTATCCGGTGGGCAACAACAACGGGTTTGTATCGCCCGCGTATTAGCAGTAGATCCGGAAATTATTTTATTGGATGAACCGACAAGTGCTCTTGATCCTGTTTCAAGTGGGAAGATCGAAAATATGCTTTTGACCTTAAAAGAAAAATATACAATGATCATGGTGACGCATAATATGTCACAAGCGTCTCGAATTTCGGATAAAACAGCTTTCTTTTTACAAGGAGAATTGATAGAATTTAATGACACAAAGAAAATATTCTTAAATCCAAAAGAACAACAAACAGAAGACTATATTTCTGGGAAATTTGGATAA
- the pstB gene encoding phosphate ABC transporter ATP-binding protein PstB, which produces MKEYNLNETNIIKVPEPVALHTDDLHVWYGDNEAIKGVDLAFEKNKITALIGPSGCGKSTYLRSLNRMNDGIANTRVTGNIMYKGVNVNTKEVDVYEMRKRIGMVFQRPNPFSKSIYENITFALKQHGEKNKKKLDEIVETSLKQAALWDQVKDNLDKSALALSGGQQQRLCIARAIAMKPDILLLDEPASALDPISTGKVEETLVNLKDDYTIIIVTHNMQQAARISDYTAFFYLGKVIEYDETRKIFTRPKIQATEDYVSGHFG; this is translated from the coding sequence ATGAAAGAATATAATTTGAATGAAACCAATATTATCAAGGTGCCGGAACCGGTTGCTTTACATACAGATGATCTACATGTCTGGTATGGGGATAATGAAGCGATCAAAGGTGTCGATTTAGCCTTTGAAAAAAATAAAATCACTGCACTTATTGGACCTTCCGGTTGTGGAAAATCAACCTACCTACGTTCGTTGAATCGAATGAATGACGGGATCGCTAATACAAGAGTAACAGGGAACATCATGTATAAAGGTGTGAATGTCAATACCAAAGAAGTGGATGTCTATGAAATGCGTAAACGAATCGGTATGGTCTTTCAACGACCAAATCCATTCAGTAAATCGATTTATGAAAACATCACATTTGCTTTAAAACAGCACGGTGAAAAAAATAAGAAAAAATTGGATGAAATTGTTGAAACTAGTTTAAAGCAAGCCGCCCTTTGGGATCAAGTCAAAGATAATCTTGATAAGAGTGCATTGGCATTATCCGGCGGACAACAACAGCGCTTATGCATTGCTAGAGCGATCGCGATGAAACCAGATATCTTATTGCTAGATGAGCCAGCAAGTGCTTTAGATCCGATTTCAACCGGTAAAGTTGAAGAAACCCTAGTTAATTTGAAAGATGATTATACGATTATTATCGTGACACATAATATGCAACAGGCTGCTCGTATCAGTGATTACACTGCCTTTTTCTATCTTGGTAAAGTGATCGAGTACGATGAAACCAGAAAAATCTTTACACGACCAAAAATTCAAGCCACAGAAGATTATGTTTCTGGACATTTTGGTTAG
- the pstA gene encoding phosphate ABC transporter permease PstA, whose protein sequence is MNAKKADKFATGVLYFISGVIVLILAALLLYILVRGIPHISWDFLTKPSKAYQAGGGIGIQLFNSLYLLLITMLISFPISLGAGIYLSEYAKKNWVTDVIRTSIEILSSLPSVVVGLFGFLIFVVQMGYGFSIISGALALTFFNLPLLTRNVEESLKAVHYTQREAGLSLGLSRWETVTKVVVPEALPGILTGVILSSGRIFGEAAALIYTAGQSAPALDFTNWNPLSVSSPISIFRQAETLAVHIWKINTEGTMPDGAAVSAGASAVLILVVLLFNFGARFIGNRLYKKMTSA, encoded by the coding sequence ATGAATGCAAAAAAAGCAGATAAATTTGCAACAGGTGTCCTGTATTTTATTTCAGGCGTGATCGTTTTGATCTTGGCAGCGCTGCTCCTGTATATTTTAGTCCGAGGAATTCCTCATATCTCGTGGGATTTTCTGACAAAACCTTCTAAAGCCTATCAGGCTGGCGGTGGGATTGGTATCCAGCTTTTTAACTCTCTTTATTTATTGTTGATCACAATGTTGATCAGCTTTCCGATTTCTTTAGGCGCAGGCATCTATTTGTCTGAGTATGCTAAGAAAAACTGGGTAACAGATGTCATTCGTACATCTATTGAAATTTTAAGTTCATTACCTTCAGTTGTAGTTGGTTTATTCGGTTTCTTGATTTTTGTTGTGCAAATGGGGTATGGATTTTCAATTATTTCAGGTGCTTTAGCTCTAACATTCTTTAATTTACCCCTCTTAACTAGAAATGTTGAAGAATCGTTAAAAGCCGTGCACTATACACAGCGTGAGGCGGGGTTGTCTTTAGGACTATCGCGTTGGGAAACCGTCACTAAGGTGGTTGTTCCAGAGGCTTTACCTGGTATTTTGACTGGGGTGATCTTAAGCTCTGGTAGGATTTTTGGTGAAGCGGCAGCCTTGATCTATACAGCAGGTCAAAGTGCACCAGCACTTGATTTTACAAACTGGAACCCATTAAGTGTGTCTAGCCCAATCAGTATTTTCCGACAAGCTGAAACGTTAGCTGTTCATATTTGGAAAATCAATACAGAAGGAACAATGCCTGATGGTGCGGCTGTTTCTGCTGGAGCTTCTGCAGTCTTGATTTTAGTCGTACTATTATTCAACTTCGGAGCTCGTTTTATTGGAAACAGATTGTATAAGAAAATGACATCAGCCTAA
- the pstC gene encoding phosphate ABC transporter permease subunit PstC, with protein sequence MEDVQKKLLTKSKRAKMEQRGKFISFLCIALIVLVVLSIFYFVASKGLATFFTNKIGVSDFLFGKNWNPSETGTDGKPMVGALPMITGSFIVTFLSAIIATPFAIGAAVFMTEISPKKGSKILQPVIELLVGIPSVVYGFIGLSVIVPFIRSLFGGTGFGILAGTFVLFVMILPTVTTMTVDALKSVPRHYREASLALGATRWQTIYKVVLRAAVPGILTAVVFGMARAFGEALAIQMVIGNAAIMPSSLTTPASTLTSILTMGIGNTIMGTVENNVLWSLALILLLMSLFFNIVIRIIGRKGALK encoded by the coding sequence TTGGAAGATGTGCAGAAAAAATTGTTAACTAAATCAAAACGTGCCAAGATGGAACAACGAGGAAAGTTCATTAGTTTCCTTTGTATCGCTTTGATTGTTTTAGTCGTATTATCGATCTTTTATTTCGTAGCAAGCAAAGGATTGGCAACCTTCTTTACAAATAAAATCGGTGTTTCAGACTTTCTATTTGGAAAGAATTGGAACCCTAGTGAGACAGGAACAGATGGAAAACCAATGGTTGGTGCCTTGCCAATGATCACAGGGTCATTTATTGTTACGTTTTTATCTGCAATCATTGCGACACCGTTTGCAATTGGAGCAGCGGTTTTCATGACAGAAATTTCTCCTAAAAAAGGTTCGAAAATTTTACAGCCTGTAATTGAATTATTAGTAGGGATTCCCTCAGTTGTTTATGGATTTATTGGGCTATCGGTAATCGTACCTTTTATTCGTTCACTTTTTGGCGGAACTGGTTTCGGGATTTTAGCCGGTACATTTGTCCTTTTTGTTATGATTTTACCAACAGTGACGACAATGACGGTCGATGCATTGAAATCAGTGCCGCGTCATTATCGTGAAGCTTCACTAGCTCTGGGTGCCACACGTTGGCAAACGATTTATAAAGTTGTGTTACGTGCTGCTGTGCCTGGGATTTTGACCGCTGTTGTTTTTGGGATGGCACGTGCATTTGGTGAAGCACTGGCAATTCAAATGGTCATCGGAAATGCAGCTATCATGCCATCAAGTTTAACGACACCAGCATCAACGTTGACAAGTATCTTAACAATGGGGATTGGAAATACGATCATGGGCACAGTGGAAAATAATGTCCTTTGGTCATTAGCATTGATCCTATTATTGATGTCATTGTTCTTCAATATTGTTATCCGAATCATAGGTAGGAAAGGAGCCTTGAAATAA
- a CDS encoding phosphate ABC transporter substrate-binding protein PstS: MKKKMLLFFSLIGLVTLSGCAKWIDRGESITAVGSSALQPLVETAAEEFQSQNPGRFINVQGGGSGTGLSQVQSGAVDIGNSDLFAEEKNGIDAAKLTDHRVAVVGITPIVNKNVGVSDISLENLRKIFLGEIKNWKEVGGKDIPIVMLNRAAGSGTRATFEKWVLDGKTAIQAQEQDSSGMVRSIIADTPGAISYTAFSYVNDEVNTLSIDGVKPTDENVTTNKWIIWSYEHMYTLGTPKQLTEEFLAFMLSDDVQEKIIGQLGYIPVSRMEVERDWQGNLVK, translated from the coding sequence ATGAAAAAGAAAATGCTATTATTTTTTAGTTTAATCGGATTAGTTACATTATCAGGATGCGCGAAATGGATCGATCGTGGCGAATCGATCACGGCAGTTGGCTCTTCAGCGTTGCAGCCGTTAGTAGAAACTGCTGCTGAAGAATTTCAAAGCCAAAATCCAGGTCGTTTTATCAATGTCCAAGGCGGAGGAAGTGGAACAGGACTGAGCCAAGTTCAATCAGGTGCTGTTGATATCGGAAATTCTGATTTGTTCGCTGAAGAAAAAAACGGGATCGATGCAGCTAAGCTGACGGATCATCGAGTAGCCGTGGTTGGTATTACACCGATCGTTAATAAAAATGTTGGTGTATCAGATATTTCATTAGAAAATCTGAGAAAGATTTTTTTAGGAGAAATCAAGAATTGGAAAGAAGTTGGCGGGAAAGATATTCCAATCGTTATGCTCAATAGAGCTGCTGGAAGTGGGACAAGAGCAACGTTTGAAAAGTGGGTGCTTGACGGGAAAACAGCGATTCAGGCACAAGAGCAAGACTCAAGCGGTATGGTTCGCTCGATCATTGCAGATACGCCTGGAGCAATTAGCTACACGGCATTTTCATACGTGAATGATGAGGTAAACACGCTAAGTATTGATGGCGTAAAACCGACAGATGAAAATGTCACCACAAATAAATGGATTATCTGGTCCTATGAACATATGTATACGTTAGGTACGCCCAAACAACTAACAGAAGAGTTTTTAGCGTTTATGCTATCAGATGATGTACAAGAAAAAATCATTGGTCAGTTAGGATATATCCCCGTTTCTAGAATGGAAGTGGAACGTGATTGGCAAGGAAATTTAGTCAAATAA
- the cls gene encoding cardiolipin synthase: MKFLYENLFVIIFIANMLLSLIIVFRERKQTAQTWSWLLVLMFIPVLGFILYIFLGRGISKDKIFDMKMQPKIGMNAEIESEKQSLLRGLFPHPATGDVDPKQLIYMLTVFESSLYTTNNELLLYTDGREKFDGLIKDIREAEHHIHMEYYIYRGDNLGKELRQELVNAVKRGVKVRLLLDAWGSTQVNMKFFEELRHLGGEVAFFFPLFVPYLNPRINYRNHRKIVVIDGKIGYTGGFNVGDEYLGNVKKFGYWRDNHLRIHGEAVYSLQNRFLMDWNSQHRKELSYDSAFFPPIHSKGKKAAQIVTSGPDSEHEQIKMTYLKMISIAKKEILIQTPYYIPDASIHEALKLALLSGVKVRIQIPNKPDHMLVYWATYSFSAELLEYGAIIETYEHGFIHAKTMIIDGGIVSVGSANIDVRSFRLDFEVNTIIYDQSFAEEVRSAFYEDSKVSELLTEEKYRNRGVIIKLKEGLARLISPLL; the protein is encoded by the coding sequence ATGAAGTTTTTATATGAGAATTTATTTGTTATTATTTTTATTGCGAATATGCTTTTATCATTGATTATTGTATTTCGTGAAAGAAAGCAAACAGCACAAACATGGTCTTGGCTGTTAGTGCTGATGTTTATTCCTGTGTTAGGTTTTATTTTATATATATTCTTAGGTCGAGGAATCTCCAAAGATAAGATCTTTGATATGAAAATGCAGCCTAAAATCGGGATGAACGCTGAAATAGAATCAGAAAAACAATCATTGTTGAGAGGCCTATTTCCGCATCCGGCAACAGGTGATGTTGATCCAAAGCAGTTGATCTATATGCTGACGGTATTTGAAAGTTCATTGTATACAACAAATAATGAGCTTCTTCTTTATACGGATGGACGGGAAAAGTTTGACGGCTTAATTAAAGATATTCGAGAAGCAGAGCATCACATCCATATGGAATATTATATTTATCGTGGAGATAATTTAGGTAAAGAACTGCGGCAGGAACTAGTTAACGCAGTGAAACGAGGCGTTAAAGTTAGGTTACTCTTGGATGCCTGGGGTTCAACTCAAGTAAATATGAAATTTTTTGAAGAGTTGCGCCATTTAGGAGGAGAAGTTGCCTTCTTCTTTCCATTATTTGTACCTTATTTAAATCCTAGGATCAATTACCGGAACCATAGAAAGATCGTTGTGATCGATGGGAAAATTGGTTATACTGGCGGCTTTAATGTTGGCGATGAATATTTAGGCAATGTAAAAAAATTCGGTTATTGGCGTGACAATCATTTACGGATTCACGGTGAAGCTGTTTACAGTTTGCAGAATCGCTTTTTGATGGACTGGAACTCACAACATAGAAAAGAATTAAGCTATGATTCAGCATTTTTTCCACCAATTCATTCTAAAGGAAAAAAAGCAGCTCAGATCGTAACCAGTGGACCAGATTCAGAGCATGAGCAAATCAAAATGACTTATTTAAAAATGATTTCGATTGCTAAAAAAGAGATTTTGATCCAGACACCGTATTATATACCAGATGCATCGATTCATGAAGCTCTGAAACTAGCTTTACTGTCTGGTGTCAAAGTTCGTATTCAGATTCCCAATAAACCAGATCATATGCTGGTGTATTGGGCGACATATTCATTTTCTGCAGAACTATTAGAGTATGGTGCGATTATTGAAACATATGAACATGGGTTTATTCATGCGAAGACAATGATCATTGACGGTGGTATTGTTTCTGTAGGTTCGGCCAATATCGATGTACGCTCTTTTCGCTTAGATTTTGAAGTAAATACAATTATTTATGATCAATCTTTTGCAGAAGAAGTTCGCTCGGCATTTTACGAAGATTCTAAAGTATCGGAATTATTAACAGAGGAGAAATACCGCAATCGAGGGGTCATTATTAAGCTCAAAGAAGGGTTAGCACGTTTGATTTCGCCATTATTATAA
- the ftsX gene encoding permease-like cell division protein FtsX, translated as MIRTFFTHVLESIKSLKRNGWMTIASASAVTITLVLVGIFMAVIFNATKLAKDIEENVTVSVFVDIGTTPEEMQKLEKELNKIDNVETISYSNKDQQLKKIQQQMGEAWNLFEGDSNPLYDVYYVSAKEPSDTKKISQKAAKLPNVFKADYGGVSSDKIFSIAGKVRTWGLGAAILLLFVAVFLISNTIRITILSRQREIQIMRLVGAKNGYIRWPFFIEGAWIGLIGAIIPILLLTFGYQQFYNLFNPQLLRSNYSLLKPESFVWQLDLLMVVIGMTIGSLGSIISMRRFLKI; from the coding sequence ATGATTAGAACGTTCTTTACTCACGTCCTGGAAAGTATTAAAAGTTTAAAACGTAACGGCTGGATGACGATTGCTTCTGCCAGTGCAGTTACGATTACTTTAGTTCTTGTTGGGATTTTTATGGCAGTGATCTTCAATGCGACCAAGTTAGCAAAAGATATCGAAGAAAACGTAACTGTTTCGGTCTTTGTTGATATTGGTACGACACCAGAAGAAATGCAAAAATTAGAAAAAGAATTAAATAAAATCGATAATGTTGAAACGATCTCTTATTCAAATAAGGATCAACAATTGAAAAAAATCCAACAACAAATGGGTGAAGCATGGAACCTATTTGAAGGGGATAGCAATCCATTATATGATGTTTACTATGTAAGTGCGAAAGAACCATCAGATACGAAGAAGATTTCGCAAAAAGCAGCAAAACTGCCAAATGTCTTTAAAGCAGATTACGGTGGCGTATCATCCGATAAGATCTTTAGTATTGCCGGCAAGGTTAGAACTTGGGGATTAGGGGCAGCAATTTTACTATTGTTTGTCGCTGTGTTCTTGATTTCTAACACGATTCGTATTACGATTCTTTCTCGTCAAAGAGAAATCCAAATCATGCGATTAGTTGGTGCAAAAAACGGATATATCCGCTGGCCATTCTTTATTGAAGGGGCTTGGATCGGATTAATCGGGGCAATCATCCCGATTCTGTTATTAACATTTGGCTATCAACAATTTTACAATTTATTCAACCCTCAATTATTGCGCTCAAATTATTCACTATTAAAACCAGAATCATTTGTTTGGCAATTAGATTTATTGATGGTCGTGATTGGGATGACGATTGGTTCATTAGGTTCGATCATTTCAATGAGACGTTTCTTAAAAATTTAA
- the ftsE gene encoding cell division ATP-binding protein FtsE has translation MIEMKDVMKKYSNGTTAIRNISVEINQGEFVYVVGPSGAGKSTFIKLMYREEKATKGRLKVAGHDLMKIKNAEVPYLRREIGIVFQDYKLLTKKTVYENVAYAMQVIGRKPRDIKKRVMEVLDLVGLKHKVRVFPSELSGGEQQRVSIARAIVNTPKVLIADEPTGNLDPENSWEIMKLLDRINAQGTTVVMATHNSTIVNTIRHRVIAIENGRIIRDQAEGEYGYDD, from the coding sequence ATGATTGAAATGAAAGATGTAATGAAGAAATATTCGAATGGTACAACAGCTATCCGCAATATTTCAGTAGAAATTAACCAAGGTGAATTCGTTTATGTGGTTGGTCCTTCAGGTGCGGGGAAATCAACATTTATTAAATTGATGTACCGTGAAGAAAAAGCAACAAAAGGGCGCTTGAAAGTTGCCGGCCATGATTTAATGAAAATAAAAAATGCGGAAGTCCCATATCTTAGAAGAGAAATCGGGATTGTCTTTCAGGATTATAAACTATTGACGAAAAAAACAGTTTATGAAAATGTAGCCTATGCAATGCAGGTTATTGGCCGTAAGCCAAGGGATATCAAAAAACGAGTAATGGAAGTTCTTGATTTAGTTGGACTAAAACATAAAGTTCGTGTTTTCCCGAGTGAATTATCTGGTGGGGAACAACAGCGTGTATCAATTGCACGGGCAATTGTAAATACACCTAAAGTTCTGATTGCAGATGAACCGACAGGAAACCTTGACCCTGAAAACTCATGGGAGATCATGAAATTATTGGATCGGATCAATGCTCAGGGAACGACAGTCGTAATGGCGACACATAATAGTACGATTGTAAACACGATTCGTCATCGCGTTATTGCCATTGAAAATGGTCGTATTATTCGAGACCAAGCGGAAGGAGAGTATGGCTACGATGATTAG
- the prfB gene encoding peptide chain release factor 2 (programmed frameshift): MENAEIRTLLDEMNQSITSFRGSLDLDQLEEDIAEAENRMAEPGFWDDTETAQQLINETNIHKEKFQQFHQFADELEELELMSEMQQEEYDAETQTELEERLLALKEKLSIYELSLLLNEPYDKNNVIMELHPGAGGTESQDWGSMLLRMYTRWAESHGFQVEILDYQAGDEAGIKSVTLLIKGYNAYGYLKSEKGVHRLVRISPFDSAKRRHTSFCSVDIMPELDENVEIDINSDDLKIDTYRASGAGGQHINKTESAVRITHIPTGTVVASQAQRSQLKNREQAMGMLKAKLYQLEMDKKAQEAAALRGEQLEIGWGSQIRSYVFHPYSMVKDHRTNFETGNVQAVMDGDLDGFIDAYLKHQLN, encoded by the exons ATGGAAAATGCTGAAATTCGAACACTTTTAGATGAAATGAATCAATCAATCACAAGCTTCAGGGGGTCTCTT GACTTAGATCAGTTGGAAGAAGATATTGCAGAAGCCGAAAACAGAATGGCGGAACCTGGATTTTGGGATGACACAGAAACAGCTCAGCAGCTGATCAATGAAACAAATATCCATAAAGAAAAATTCCAGCAATTTCATCAATTTGCAGATGAACTGGAAGAATTAGAATTGATGAGCGAGATGCAGCAGGAAGAATATGATGCTGAGACTCAGACGGAATTAGAAGAACGATTACTGGCGTTGAAAGAAAAGTTAAGTATTTATGAACTCTCTCTTTTATTAAACGAACCTTATGATAAAAATAATGTCATCATGGAATTACATCCAGGAGCTGGTGGAACCGAGTCGCAGGATTGGGGCAGCATGTTACTTAGGATGTATACTCGATGGGCAGAAAGTCATGGTTTCCAAGTAGAAATTCTTGATTATCAGGCTGGAGATGAAGCTGGGATCAAAAGTGTGACGCTTCTAATTAAAGGATATAATGCCTACGGCTATTTAAAATCTGAAAAAGGTGTCCATCGTTTAGTTCGAATTTCTCCTTTTGATTCTGCTAAACGTCGCCATACTTCATTTTGCTCTGTGGATATTATGCCTGAGTTGGATGAAAACGTGGAAATCGATATCAATTCGGATGACTTGAAAATCGATACGTATCGTGCAAGTGGAGCCGGTGGACAGCATATCAATAAGACAGAGTCAGCCGTTCGGATCACCCATATTCCTACTGGAACAGTCGTTGCCAGTCAAGCTCAACGTTCACAATTAAAAAACAGAGAGCAAGCAATGGGGATGTTAAAAGCAAAACTTTATCAACTGGAGATGGATAAAAAGGCGCAAGAAGCTGCTGCGTTACGTGGAGAACAGCTAGAAATCGGTTGGGGCTCCCAAATACGTTCTTATGTTTTTCATCCTTACTCAATGGTTAAAGACCATCGAACTAATTTTGAAACTGGAAATGTACAGGCTGTAATGGATGGAGATTTAGATGGTTTTATCGATGCGTATTTAAAACATCAACTAAATTGA